In a single window of the Thermus amyloliquefaciens genome:
- a CDS encoding DUF4127 family protein, translated as MRRLGLWGLLLWGLGLAQAPILYLPLDDRPPNWAPCAWGLVLCPPKEAYRGPEGADLSRLRVWLLATPGKRLVASVDVLAYGGLLQSRHLALPPEDALARLGPLLSWKVRHGGELLLFGVVPRWDATQRGRNLAVLQALARWSGLAGVYLEAVWDDALRGSPAPGEARSLAYPSRPGADEAGQVLLLRALRPGLRVAVVYEEVALAHRVTPYEGLPLRETVAGLLGSAGAREVALAEGPDLVLYAYGGRNPRRAIQDLLHLMPRFPVVLADLSRVNRGDPGLMAYLQALGLYPRLAAYASWGTPANNLGSALAQGGLFLKDPEGRLGRLAEAYFAYWWGEVGRLWVRSRFSEPLPERASAVKELWPYLELEGHRVDLLRVEFPWRRSFEAWGLLEALPLSRWPEVVN; from the coding sequence GTGCGGCGCTTAGGGCTTTGGGGGCTTCTCCTTTGGGGTTTGGGGCTGGCCCAAGCCCCCATCCTCTACCTGCCCCTGGACGACCGTCCCCCCAACTGGGCCCCTTGCGCCTGGGGCCTGGTCCTCTGCCCCCCTAAGGAGGCCTACCGGGGGCCTGAGGGGGCGGACCTTTCCCGCCTCAGGGTTTGGCTTTTGGCCACGCCGGGGAAGCGCCTGGTGGCCAGCGTGGACGTCCTGGCCTACGGGGGCCTCCTGCAAAGCCGGCACCTGGCCTTGCCCCCGGAGGATGCCCTGGCCCGCCTTGGGCCCCTGCTCTCTTGGAAGGTACGCCATGGGGGTGAACTCCTCCTCTTCGGGGTGGTGCCCCGTTGGGACGCCACCCAAAGGGGGCGCAACCTGGCGGTGCTCCAGGCCTTGGCCCGCTGGTCGGGCTTGGCGGGCGTGTACCTGGAGGCTGTCTGGGACGATGCCCTAAGGGGCTCCCCTGCCCCAGGGGAGGCCCGGTCCCTCGCCTACCCGAGCCGCCCCGGGGCGGACGAGGCGGGGCAGGTCCTCCTCCTCAGGGCCCTGCGGCCCGGCCTACGGGTGGCGGTGGTCTACGAGGAGGTGGCCCTGGCCCACCGGGTCACCCCTTACGAGGGCCTTCCCCTTAGGGAGACGGTGGCGGGGCTTTTGGGAAGCGCCGGGGCGCGGGAGGTGGCCCTGGCCGAGGGGCCGGACCTGGTGCTTTACGCCTACGGGGGGCGGAACCCCAGGAGGGCCATTCAAGACCTTCTCCACCTCATGCCCCGCTTTCCCGTGGTCCTGGCGGACCTTTCCCGGGTGAACCGGGGGGATCCCGGGCTCATGGCCTACCTCCAGGCCCTGGGGCTCTACCCTCGGCTTGCCGCCTACGCCTCCTGGGGCACCCCGGCCAACAACCTGGGGAGCGCCCTGGCCCAGGGGGGGCTTTTCCTGAAGGATCCTGAGGGCCGCCTCGGGCGGTTGGCGGAGGCCTATTTCGCCTACTGGTGGGGGGAGGTGGGGCGACTTTGGGTGCGCTCCCGCTTTTCCGAACCCTTGCCGGAGAGGGCCTCGGCGGTGAAGGAGCTTTGGCCCTATCTGGAGTTGGAAGGGCACCGGGTGGATCTTTTGCGGGTGGAGTTTCCCTGGAGGCGCTCCTTTGAGGCCTGGGGTCTTCTGGAGGCCCTGCCGCTTTCCCGATGGCCTGAGGTGGTAAACTGA